From Chitinispirillum alkaliphilum, one genomic window encodes:
- a CDS encoding CoA-substrate-specific enzyme activase, whose protein sequence is MSTKSLGICFGSSAIKTVQLTKSDDITKITNKWNTPHNGNPRETFKNLIKKIDLKTHDHIMITGRKFRTMVNAPSITEPESVEHALQFMKQNNIFENVGAVASLGAENFIIYALDQDGAISSVETGNKCASGTGEFFLQQIQRMDISTKEAVELAEKAQPFSVSGRCSVFCKSDCTHALNKGIPVGRVSAGLCRMMSEKILDLLQKVPDNGLIATGGITNNNVIMRMVGENISKLIVPDFADVFEAVGAAWYAMIQKSPLHLNENDLFKKDSVSFNSLPPILDSKSMVDFKSIQIEKARKDDTLIIGLDVGSTTTKAIALRTRDNSIVASVYLRTNGNPIEASRNCYKALLKQIPVPVTIVGLGTTGSGRQIAGLHAGTRGVINEIIAHAAASAFFDKDVTTIFEIGGQDAKYTFLTNGVASDYAMNEACSAGTGSFLEESAGETLSTGYREIESIALRSTAPPNFNDQCAAFISSDIQTASHEGISKEDIIAGLVYSICMNYVNRVKGQRPCGEKIFMQGGVCYNKAIPLAMANLIGKPIVVPPEPGLMGAFGVALEIKKRINDGLIEKASFNLGTLINREVAQGRQFRCAGGGERCDRNCEINTLIIENKKYPFGGACNKYYNQLHNVKHDRDKYNIVAKRQQFLFNDFTQKAGNDSKTVGINRSFLTNMLFPLYSTFFSELGLKVVTSGRIDPKGMKRKRSSYCFPAEIAHGALYSLLEEKPDFLFLPKVVELYVENAPTRRREHQCTCLLLQSEPYFLKSAFKDMMISTGFLSPVLDFSQGYESQTSVFASIAHACGYTEFEGASAYHKALKAQNRFNQKLKQHGKKILQDIESDPDQTAIVLFGRPYNAFSEDGNLGIPAKFASRGITIIPWDFLPFENEKCPMDMNWAIGQNIMKAALFVERHPQLFGAYITNFSCGPDSFLTGYFRDIMKSKPSLTLELDSHTADAGVDTRIEAFLDIVDIFRKLEKNPVQQTPFIPARISYEKKPVFISSQNSRFELTDPSVHLLFPSMGELSSELIAATFSGAGIRASSTPVYDSEVMKLGKGHASCKECLPLILTTGGLLNYIKKKREDENLVYFMPTSGGNCRLTQYNIYISRLIEKLRIPNVALLSLTNENGYAGLAVKDALNVLKSIIVSDCMEDVKNALDVLAVDKQSAEKIFSGEWGKIVAMFKSGHTGNLFRQLGEAAKKLSLIPLKYPLSKAKKVSLLGEIFVRRDNFSSQDLIQRLQSKDIVVRKAPVFEWLEYCDYNVNEGIFEAQFDIKSTLEFRARVFLQHRLEKKIKSIMETSGLYTFEMTNMKEIINYGKHFFDPRLTGEAILVTGSFFRDILHSTHGAIQIGPFACMPTRVVEGVLSAEATVENKRFLDQKIWGKTEVRDNINFLPFLTIESDGNPFPQIIESRIEAFCLQVERLHSKLAKTDKPEQLQKTQCSPKRLEKEGSLTGCS, encoded by the coding sequence ATGTCTACTAAATCCCTGGGAATATGTTTTGGATCTTCTGCTATCAAGACTGTTCAGTTAACAAAATCTGACGATATTACAAAAATTACGAATAAATGGAATACCCCTCATAATGGCAATCCAAGAGAAACTTTTAAGAACCTGATCAAAAAAATCGATCTCAAAACTCATGATCATATCATGATAACAGGCAGGAAATTCAGAACAATGGTGAATGCTCCATCAATTACTGAGCCTGAATCGGTTGAACATGCTCTTCAATTTATGAAACAGAATAACATTTTTGAGAATGTCGGGGCCGTTGCCTCACTTGGTGCAGAAAATTTCATTATATACGCCTTAGACCAGGATGGAGCAATCTCTTCGGTTGAAACGGGCAATAAATGTGCCTCCGGGACCGGAGAGTTTTTTCTTCAACAAATTCAGCGCATGGACATTTCCACCAAAGAAGCAGTAGAGCTGGCAGAAAAGGCACAACCTTTCAGTGTATCAGGAAGATGTTCAGTGTTTTGCAAAAGTGACTGTACCCATGCATTGAACAAAGGTATACCGGTAGGCAGGGTGTCTGCCGGACTTTGCCGTATGATGAGTGAGAAAATTCTCGACCTTTTGCAAAAGGTCCCGGATAATGGCCTGATTGCCACGGGCGGAATCACTAATAACAATGTCATTATGAGAATGGTGGGAGAAAATATCAGCAAATTGATTGTTCCCGACTTTGCAGATGTTTTCGAAGCTGTAGGTGCTGCCTGGTATGCCATGATACAAAAATCACCCCTTCATTTAAATGAAAATGATCTGTTTAAAAAAGATTCGGTTTCGTTTAACTCCCTTCCTCCTATTCTTGATAGTAAATCAATGGTTGACTTTAAATCGATTCAAATCGAAAAAGCACGGAAAGATGATACACTCATAATCGGTCTTGATGTTGGATCAACCACAACCAAAGCAATAGCACTCAGAACCAGGGATAATTCCATAGTGGCATCTGTTTACCTAAGGACAAACGGCAACCCCATTGAGGCATCAAGGAATTGCTACAAAGCTCTCCTAAAACAGATCCCCGTACCTGTTACTATTGTCGGACTGGGCACTACCGGCTCCGGAAGGCAAATCGCGGGACTTCATGCCGGCACAAGGGGAGTTATTAATGAAATAATAGCCCATGCTGCAGCGTCTGCCTTCTTTGACAAGGATGTTACCACAATTTTTGAAATCGGGGGACAGGACGCCAAATACACATTCCTCACCAATGGTGTGGCTTCAGATTACGCAATGAATGAAGCCTGTTCGGCCGGCACAGGTTCGTTTCTTGAAGAATCCGCAGGGGAGACTCTCAGCACCGGCTACAGAGAAATAGAATCTATTGCACTCAGAAGCACCGCTCCTCCAAATTTCAATGATCAGTGTGCTGCCTTTATCTCTTCTGACATCCAGACCGCTTCACATGAGGGGATATCAAAAGAAGATATCATTGCTGGCCTGGTGTACTCTATCTGTATGAACTATGTAAACAGAGTCAAGGGACAGCGACCCTGTGGAGAGAAAATCTTTATGCAGGGTGGGGTGTGCTACAACAAAGCTATCCCTCTGGCGATGGCAAATCTTATAGGTAAGCCTATTGTGGTTCCTCCTGAGCCGGGGCTGATGGGGGCATTTGGGGTGGCTCTTGAAATTAAGAAAAGAATTAACGATGGTCTTATCGAAAAGGCATCTTTTAATCTCGGTACCCTAATTAATAGAGAGGTGGCTCAGGGCAGGCAGTTCAGGTGCGCAGGGGGTGGGGAACGATGCGACAGAAACTGTGAGATTAACACATTAATAATAGAAAACAAAAAGTATCCTTTCGGCGGCGCCTGCAACAAGTACTATAACCAGCTGCACAATGTCAAACACGACAGAGACAAATACAATATAGTGGCAAAAAGACAACAATTCCTGTTCAATGATTTCACTCAGAAAGCCGGAAATGATTCCAAGACAGTTGGAATCAACCGCTCTTTTTTAACCAATATGCTCTTTCCATTATACTCCACCTTTTTCTCAGAGCTGGGACTGAAAGTGGTTACCTCGGGCAGAATAGACCCCAAGGGGATGAAACGAAAGCGCTCCTCCTACTGCTTTCCGGCAGAAATAGCACACGGAGCTCTCTACAGCCTGTTAGAGGAGAAACCTGATTTCCTTTTTCTTCCCAAAGTGGTTGAGTTGTATGTTGAAAATGCCCCAACAAGAAGAAGGGAACATCAATGTACCTGCCTTCTTCTGCAAAGTGAACCTTACTTTCTAAAAAGTGCTTTTAAAGATATGATGATATCTACCGGGTTTCTCTCACCGGTGCTGGATTTCTCCCAGGGCTACGAATCCCAAACCTCTGTATTTGCCTCAATTGCCCACGCCTGCGGATACACAGAATTTGAGGGCGCATCAGCTTACCATAAAGCCCTTAAGGCGCAAAACAGATTCAACCAGAAACTAAAACAGCATGGTAAGAAAATTTTACAGGATATCGAGAGCGATCCCGACCAAACTGCAATCGTTTTGTTTGGAAGACCCTACAATGCATTCTCCGAAGATGGGAATTTGGGAATACCCGCCAAATTCGCATCACGGGGCATAACGATTATCCCATGGGACTTTCTTCCTTTTGAAAATGAGAAGTGCCCGATGGATATGAACTGGGCAATTGGCCAGAATATAATGAAAGCAGCTCTTTTCGTTGAGCGACACCCGCAGCTCTTCGGAGCATATATTACAAATTTCAGCTGTGGCCCGGACTCTTTTCTTACCGGCTACTTTAGGGATATCATGAAAAGCAAACCATCCCTTACACTGGAACTCGACAGCCATACTGCGGATGCGGGAGTGGATACCAGAATCGAAGCATTTCTTGACATCGTCGATATTTTCAGAAAACTGGAAAAAAACCCTGTGCAGCAGACACCTTTCATTCCTGCCCGGATCTCTTATGAAAAGAAACCGGTTTTTATATCGAGCCAAAACTCGCGGTTTGAATTAACCGATCCAAGCGTGCATCTCCTTTTCCCGTCGATGGGTGAACTGTCAAGCGAACTGATCGCAGCCACCTTCTCCGGTGCAGGAATCAGAGCTTCAAGCACCCCTGTTTACGACAGTGAAGTGATGAAGCTTGGAAAAGGGCATGCATCCTGTAAAGAGTGTCTGCCCCTGATATTAACAACCGGAGGTCTTCTTAACTACATAAAAAAGAAAAGGGAAGATGAAAATCTGGTGTACTTTATGCCTACAAGCGGGGGCAATTGCCGGCTCACTCAATATAACATTTACATTAGCAGATTAATTGAAAAACTGCGAATCCCCAATGTAGCCCTGCTGTCACTGACAAACGAAAACGGATATGCAGGACTTGCGGTTAAAGATGCTCTCAATGTACTCAAATCCATTATAGTCTCAGACTGTATGGAAGATGTTAAGAACGCCCTGGATGTGCTGGCAGTCGACAAACAATCAGCTGAGAAAATCTTTTCCGGCGAGTGGGGTAAGATTGTGGCAATGTTCAAATCGGGACACACCGGTAATCTCTTCCGGCAACTTGGGGAGGCGGCAAAAAAACTCTCTTTGATTCCTCTGAAATACCCCCTTTCAAAGGCAAAAAAGGTATCCCTTCTGGGAGAGATTTTTGTGCGAAGAGACAACTTCTCCTCCCAGGATCTCATCCAGCGACTTCAAAGCAAAGACATAGTGGTCAGAAAAGCTCCTGTCTTTGAGTGGCTGGAGTACTGTGACTATAATGTAAATGAGGGGATTTTTGAAGCTCAGTTTGATATTAAATCCACTCTTGAATTCAGAGCCAGGGTGTTTCTTCAACACAGACTGGAGAAAAAAATCAAGAGCATTATGGAAACTTCAGGACTCTACACATTTGAGATGACAAACATGAAGGAGATCATAAATTACGGCAAACACTTTTTTGACCCCCGACTTACCGGTGAGGCTATTTTGGTAACAGGTAGCTTTTTCAGAGATATTCTCCACTCAACCCATGGTGCAATACAGATTGGCCCCTTTGCATGCATGCCCACTCGTGTAGTTGAAGGGGTACTCTCTGCTGAAGCCACTGTTGAAAACAAAAGGTTTCTTGATCAGAAAATTTGGGGGAAAACAGAGGTCAGGGATAACATTAACTTCCTGCCCTTTTTAACAATTGAAAGTGACGGAAATCCTTTCCCACAAATAATCGAATCGAGAATAGAAGCTTTCTGTCTCCAGGTTGAACGGCTCCACAGTAAGCTGGCGAAAACAGACAAACCAGAACAGCTCCAAAAGACTCAGTGTTCTCCAAAAAGGTTGGAAAAGGAGGGTTCACTTACCGGTTGCAGTTAA
- a CDS encoding GxxExxY protein translates to MSINDPLTHSIFGCAMNVHNTLGNGFQEVIYQRALAIELKEAGIYYSREQEKAIYYKEHEIGSRCVDFLVEKRIMVEIKAKIQLEDVHLAQGLNYLTAYDLDIGLLINFGGKKLDFRRLFRKN, encoded by the coding sequence ATGAGTATTAATGACCCATTAACTCACAGTATTTTCGGATGTGCTATGAATGTGCATAACACTCTTGGCAATGGCTTCCAGGAGGTTATCTACCAACGGGCACTTGCTATAGAATTGAAGGAAGCAGGTATATATTACTCCCGTGAACAGGAAAAGGCTATTTACTATAAAGAGCATGAAATCGGTTCACGATGCGTTGACTTTCTGGTTGAAAAGAGAATAATGGTCGAGATCAAAGCAAAAATACAATTAGAGGATGTGCATCTGGCACAGGGACTGAATTATTTAACTGCTTATGATCTGGATATCGGGTTGCTTATTAACTTTGGTGGAAAAAAGCTCGATTTCAGGAGGTTATTTAGAAAAAACTAA
- a CDS encoding GxxExxY protein, whose product MSINDPLTHSIIGCAMNVHNTLGNGFQEVIYQRALAIELKEAGIYYSREQEKAIYYKEHEIGSRLVDFLVEKRIMVEIKAKIQLEDVHLAQGLNYLTAYDLDIGLLINFGGKKLDFRRLFRKN is encoded by the coding sequence ATGAGTATTAATGACCCATTAACTCACAGTATTATCGGATGTGCTATGAATGTGCATAACACTCTTGGCAATGGCTTCCAGGAGGTTATCTACCAACGGGCACTTGCTATAGAATTGAAGGAAGCAGGTATATATTACTCCCGTGAACAGGAAAAGGCTATTTACTATAAAGAGCATGAAATCGGTTCACGCCTCGTTGACTTTCTGGTTGAAAAGAGAATAATGGTCGAGATCAAAGCAAAAATACAATTAGAGGATGTGCATCTGGCACAGGGACTGAATTATTTAACTGCTTATGATCTGGATATCGGGTTGCTTATTAACTTTGGTGGGAAAAAGCTCGATTTCAGGAGGTTATTTAGAAAAAACTAA